The Kitasatospora paranensis genome has a window encoding:
- a CDS encoding helix-turn-helix domain-containing protein, giving the protein MTQDNSGPQSVYPVPLELLRTPPPKERADAARNRIAVLEAAAGLFAEQGVEAVSMDQVAAAAGVGKGTLFRRFGDKAGLAAALLDARERVLQEAILHGPPPLGPGAPAEERLAAFLDAYFDYLLEHLTLVRMSETATTGARYRIGAYRFWHRHTAILLDTAPDPDQAAHALLAALAADHVAALLPELGEQRMRAGLLRLARAAR; this is encoded by the coding sequence ATGACTCAGGACAATAGCGGACCGCAGTCCGTTTATCCAGTGCCCCTGGAGCTGCTGCGGACGCCGCCGCCCAAGGAGCGCGCGGACGCGGCCCGCAACCGGATCGCCGTCCTGGAGGCGGCCGCCGGGCTGTTCGCCGAACAGGGCGTCGAGGCGGTGTCCATGGACCAGGTGGCCGCGGCCGCCGGTGTCGGCAAGGGGACGCTGTTCCGCCGGTTCGGCGACAAGGCAGGGCTCGCGGCCGCCCTGCTGGACGCCCGCGAGCGGGTGCTCCAGGAGGCGATCCTGCACGGGCCGCCCCCGCTCGGCCCCGGGGCACCCGCCGAGGAGCGGCTCGCCGCGTTCCTCGACGCCTACTTCGACTACCTGCTCGAACATCTGACGCTGGTGCGGATGTCGGAGACCGCCACCACGGGCGCCCGGTACCGGATCGGCGCCTACCGGTTCTGGCACCGCCACACGGCGATCCTGCTGGACACCGCGCCCGACCCCGACCAGGCCGCCCACGCCCTGCTCGCGGCGCTGGCCGCCGACCACGTCGCCGCACTCCTGCCGGAACTCGGCGAGCAGCGGATGCGCGCCGGCCTGCTCCGCCTGGCCCGCGCGGCCCGGTGA
- a CDS encoding rhodanese-like domain-containing protein encodes MTALITRDELAAAIGAGTVTVVDTLGGAYYAQQHLPGALALTPAEVDALAAALLPDRGAAVVTYCSNPACPNSGQVADRLTALGYTDVRKYREGIQDWVEAGLPTETA; translated from the coding sequence ATGACCGCACTCATCACCCGCGACGAGCTGGCGGCGGCGATCGGGGCGGGCACGGTGACCGTCGTCGACACCCTCGGCGGCGCGTACTACGCCCAGCAGCATCTGCCCGGCGCGCTGGCCCTGACCCCGGCCGAGGTCGATGCCCTGGCCGCCGCCCTGCTCCCCGACCGCGGGGCCGCCGTCGTCACCTACTGCTCCAACCCGGCGTGCCCCAACAGCGGGCAGGTCGCCGACCGGCTCACCGCCCTCGGGTACACCGACGTCCGCAAGTACCGCGAGGGCATCCAGGACTGGGTGGAGGCAGGTCTTCCCACCGAGACCGCCTGA